The proteins below are encoded in one region of Candidatus Cloacimonas sp.:
- the mfd gene encoding transcription-repair coupling factor has protein sequence MLYTKIEDRLLQSEFMQRVQQLPLRDRSIQIFHLNQSARALIAAHLWQRSEKNVIIISQDDIIAEDIWDDLCVLIGKENAHYLPDYEILPYEERSPHYSIRATRMETILSTLQNSKSGIYSLSVRTLGRYLPSRDILARHILHLKQGMEYEPDTLLHHLYDMGYEIQYQVNKVFQAAKRGGIIDIFSPPMVNPVRLEFWGDEIIGIRVFSIATQRSVEEYLTEYTVLPARELALSDIDSGSPIITKIRDQGFYEGIENYYALLCKELQTFADYFASDNRILIWNNYFYAKEEYEALFEQALSTWKKEAKIQGRGRVPRPEQMFADWDALSHLKKNSDNLYLSQSEFELSFPTLNIRAPLEVQPNFESDLTMLTETLQEKQKEGWLNFLLFDNQSQAKRLQQSIGGAPFTEFIGVLHEGFSLTDCHLNLWTDHEIFNRYKSRRYTPRYAPGETIVDYEDLKPGDYVVHIDHGIGIFEGLKIIRLDGSEVECLVLRYANDDRVYVPTYQLSLVTKYVAEESAKPVLSKLGSSKWNNTKRKAAQQIELIAADIVKLYAERSSHLGIAHQPDTEWQKELEESFIYEDTPDQRKATKEIKEDMELVAPMERLLCGDVGFGKTEVAIRAAFKAICSGYQVVVLAPTTLLVEQHWRVFRERLAQYPVKIAMFSRFRNSAAMKKDLLGLKSGSIDIAIGTHRLLSNDVQFKKLGLLIIDEEHRFGVRHKEKLRSLQSNVDTLYMSATPIPRTLNMALSKLKEISLIQTSPKERLPVRTIITPRDMEVIKDAIRREIDRGGQVFFIHNRVQTIETIAAELREAMPKVRFIVGHAQMPEQHLEKVMDAFLNKEYQVLISTTIIENGIDIPNANTILIDNADNFGLAQLYQMRGRVGRSNRRAYAYLLISKGTTSIARKRLEALTQYDYLGAGFQVALRDLELRGAGTILGTKQSGIIQAIGFNYYNRILGNAIQAVEKGETPNLLMDETPDTGRIVRTEIDLYFPPNYIDDDKERLRIYKRLSELESLKDIDELEVELLDRFGPIPEQALWLLSYFKLSQLAKKIALKDCQVKSNSLILEFDAKNLPAKEKLLHFVSKVDRPFRFDAGKNLKVIIELNPQDNYIQQFETALSILQLW, from the coding sequence ATGCTATATACCAAGATAGAAGACCGACTGTTACAAAGCGAGTTTATGCAAAGGGTGCAACAGCTTCCCTTAAGAGATAGGTCTATCCAAATTTTCCACCTCAATCAAAGTGCCAGAGCATTAATAGCGGCTCATTTATGGCAACGAAGCGAGAAAAATGTCATCATCATTTCGCAGGATGATATCATCGCCGAAGATATCTGGGATGATCTGTGTGTCCTTATTGGCAAAGAAAATGCACATTATTTGCCCGATTACGAAATTTTACCTTACGAAGAACGCTCTCCTCATTACAGCATCAGAGCAACGCGAATGGAAACCATCCTTTCTACCTTGCAAAATTCCAAAAGCGGAATTTATTCGCTTTCAGTAAGAACTTTAGGACGCTATTTACCTTCCCGAGATATTCTTGCTCGCCATATTTTACATTTGAAGCAAGGTATGGAGTATGAACCTGATACATTGCTTCATCATCTCTACGATATGGGCTACGAAATTCAATATCAGGTCAACAAGGTCTTTCAGGCAGCCAAGAGAGGTGGCATTATTGATATTTTTTCACCTCCTATGGTTAATCCTGTGCGTTTGGAATTTTGGGGTGATGAAATTATTGGCATCAGGGTTTTTTCCATTGCCACGCAACGCAGTGTGGAAGAATATTTAACGGAATATACCGTCCTGCCTGCCAGGGAACTTGCTTTAAGTGATATAGACAGTGGCTCACCCATTATTACGAAAATTCGCGACCAGGGTTTTTATGAAGGCATAGAAAATTATTACGCTCTGCTTTGTAAAGAGTTACAGACCTTTGCCGATTATTTTGCCAGCGATAACCGCATCCTAATCTGGAACAATTATTTTTACGCCAAAGAAGAGTATGAAGCCCTTTTTGAACAGGCGCTTTCTACTTGGAAAAAGGAAGCCAAAATTCAAGGTAGAGGCAGAGTTCCGCGTCCGGAACAAATGTTTGCTGATTGGGACGCTCTTTCTCACCTCAAAAAGAACAGCGATAATTTATACTTATCTCAAAGTGAATTTGAACTTTCTTTTCCTACCCTCAATATCCGCGCTCCCTTGGAAGTTCAACCAAATTTTGAATCAGATTTAACTATGCTGACAGAAACCCTGCAAGAAAAACAAAAAGAGGGCTGGTTAAATTTTTTGTTATTTGACAATCAAAGCCAGGCAAAGCGTCTGCAACAATCTATTGGTGGAGCTCCATTTACGGAATTTATCGGGGTTTTGCATGAAGGTTTTTCGCTTACTGATTGCCACTTAAATTTATGGACTGATCACGAAATTTTTAACCGCTATAAAAGCAGACGCTATACTCCGCGTTATGCACCCGGTGAAACCATTGTAGATTATGAAGACCTCAAACCGGGAGATTATGTGGTTCATATAGATCATGGCATTGGCATTTTTGAAGGGCTGAAAATAATTCGTCTGGACGGTTCGGAAGTTGAATGTCTTGTTTTACGCTATGCCAATGATGACAGAGTTTATGTTCCCACCTATCAGCTCTCTTTAGTTACCAAATATGTAGCTGAAGAAAGCGCTAAACCAGTTTTAAGTAAGTTGGGCAGCTCCAAATGGAATAATACTAAACGCAAAGCCGCTCAGCAAATTGAACTTATCGCCGCCGATATCGTAAAATTATATGCCGAACGCAGTTCGCACTTAGGAATTGCTCATCAACCGGACACAGAATGGCAAAAAGAACTGGAAGAATCATTTATTTATGAAGATACGCCTGATCAACGCAAAGCAACGAAAGAAATTAAAGAGGATATGGAACTTGTAGCTCCGATGGAAAGATTGCTTTGTGGAGATGTTGGTTTTGGAAAAACGGAAGTTGCCATCCGGGCAGCTTTTAAAGCTATTTGCAGTGGCTATCAAGTTGTTGTTTTAGCACCTACAACTTTATTAGTTGAACAGCATTGGAGAGTTTTTAGAGAGCGTCTTGCTCAGTATCCAGTTAAAATTGCTATGTTTAGTCGTTTCCGCAATTCCGCCGCTATGAAAAAAGACCTCTTAGGGCTAAAAAGTGGCTCCATAGATATCGCCATCGGAACCCATCGTTTACTTTCCAACGATGTCCAATTTAAAAAACTTGGGCTCTTGATCATAGATGAAGAACACCGTTTCGGAGTGCGGCATAAAGAAAAATTGAGGTCTTTACAAAGTAATGTGGATACTCTTTATATGAGCGCCACGCCCATTCCGCGGACTTTGAATATGGCACTTTCCAAATTGAAAGAAATTTCCTTGATTCAGACCTCGCCCAAAGAAAGATTACCTGTTAGAACTATTATTACCCCGCGTGATATGGAAGTAATCAAAGATGCCATCCGACGCGAAATTGACCGGGGTGGACAGGTATTTTTCATTCATAACCGCGTGCAGACCATCGAGACAATTGCCGCGGAATTAAGAGAAGCAATGCCCAAAGTTCGTTTTATCGTTGGGCATGCTCAAATGCCTGAACAGCATTTGGAAAAAGTGATGGACGCTTTTTTAAATAAAGAATATCAAGTGCTTATTTCCACAACCATCATCGAAAATGGGATAGATATTCCTAATGCCAATACCATTTTAATAGACAATGCCGATAATTTTGGTTTGGCTCAGCTCTATCAAATGCGCGGAAGAGTGGGACGCAGCAATAGAAGAGCTTATGCTTATTTGCTAATTTCCAAAGGCACTACCTCCATTGCCAGAAAACGACTGGAAGCGTTAACTCAATATGATTATTTGGGCGCTGGTTTTCAAGTGGCTTTACGCGATCTGGAATTACGCGGCGCGGGAACTATTTTGGGAACCAAACAAAGCGGCATCATCCAGGCAATTGGCTTTAATTATTACAATCGCATTTTGGGCAATGCCATCCAAGCAGTGGAAAAAGGCGAAACACCCAATTTGCTAATGGACGAAACACCGGATACAGGACGGATAGTAAGAACCGAGATAGACCTTTATTTCCCTCCCAATTACATTGATGACGACAAAGAACGACTGCGAATTTATAAACGCTTAAGCGAATTGGAATCTCTAAAAGATATAGATGAATTGGAAGTGGAACTTTTAGACCGTTTTGGTCCCATCCCAGAACAGGCATTATGGCTGCTAAGCTATTTTAAATTAAGCCAGTTGGCAAAGAAAATCGCCCTCAAGGACTGCCAGGTGAAAAGCAATTCCCTAATTTTGGAATTTGACGCGAAAAATCTGCCCGCCAAAGAAAAGTTATTGCACTTTGTTTCCAAAGTTGACCGGCCTTTTCGCTTTGATGCAGGGAAAAACCTGAAGGTGATCATTGAACTGAACCCGCAAGATAACTATATCCAGCAGTTTGAAACTGCTTTATCCATTTTGCAATTATGGTAA